GTATTATGGATGGCCGGCTGAGCCCGATTTCTATGTGCCGGACGAGGTGCGTGCGCATTTCGCTGAGGTGAAGCAGCGCGGCATCCAAGCCCATGCCGATTGGCAGAGCCGCTTCGAGGCTTATCGTCAGGCGTATCCGGAGCTTGCCGCCCAGTTTGAGCAAGCGCTCCGTATGGAGCTGCCGGACGGTTGGGACAGCGAGCTGCCGGTGTACAAGCCTGAGGACAAGGCACTGGCTACCCGTGCGGCGTCCGGTGCGGCGTTGAACGCCATTGCTGCGAAGGTGCCGACGATTATCGGGGGCTCGGCGGATTTGGAATCTTCGACGAATACGCATTTGAAGGGCATCCCGGTATTCCATCCGGAAAATTATGCGGGTCGCAATGTATACTTCGGGGTGCGTGAATTTGCAATGGGCGCAGCCATTAATGGCATGATGCTGCATGGAGGCGTTCGTCCTTATGCGGGAACATTCTTCGTGTTCTCCGACTATCTTCGCCCGGCGATTCGTCTGGCTGCCCTGATGAAGCTGCCAGTGACGTATGTGTTCACGCATGACAGCATCGGCGTAGGGGAAGACGGACCGACTCATGAGCCGATTGAACAGCTGCCGGCGCTGCGGATTATTCCGGATCTCACGGTCATTCGCCCTGCCGATGCGAACGAAACGTCCCAAGCATGGCGTTATGCGGTAGCCAATACTTCAGGTCCGGTTGCGCTGGTGTTGACACGCCAAGGCCTGCCGAATTTGGAAGGCACAGCAGAGCTGGCGAAGGAAGGCATGGAGCGCGGCGCTTATGTGCTGAGCGATGCCAAGAACGGCAAGCCGCAGGTACAGCTGCTCGCTACCGGTTCAGAGGTTCAGCTTGCGGTGGAAGCGCAGAAGGCGCTGGAAGCCCAAGGCATCGGCACTCGCGTCATCAGCCTGCCAAGCTGGGAAAACTTCGAGAAGCAGCCGCAAAGCTACAAGGATTCGGTCATCCTGCCTGATGTGAAGGCGCGTCTGGCTATCGAAATGGCGTATCCGCTTGGCTGGGAACGCTACGTGGGCGACGGCGGCGCGGTACTAGGCATCGATCGCTTCGGCGCATCGGCTCCAGGGGGCATCGTCATCAAGGAATACGGCTTCCATGTTGACAATGTTGTCGCCAAGGTCAAGGAGCTGCTGTAAGTCTCGACAAAGTATAAATCATTAAGCGATCCATAGCGTAATCTTGGATAAGCAGAGGAACGGTGAACATGGACAAATTTGAGCAGGTGACCGTGCTGAAGGCCGCCAACATTTATTATGACGGCAAGGTGAGCAGCCGGGTCGTTCAATTTCAGGACGGAAGCCGCAAGACCCTGGGCATTATGCTGCCCGGACAATATGAATTTTCGACGGATACGCAAGAAGTGATGGAGATCGTATCCGGCCAGCTCCGGGTGCTGCTGCCGGATGCGACCGAGTGGCTGGAGATTGATGGCGCAGGCGAATTCACGGTTCCGGCAGGGACAACCTTCAAGCTGGACATTCGTACCGTGACCGACTATTGCTGTTCCTATGCTTGAACCATATGCTAACGAAAACCGCAAGGCCATCGGGGGACCGATTCGGCCTTGCGGTTTTTTTTTTGGCGGTCTTGGCCTTGGCATTTTTTCGTGTGCACAGGGCCTTTTTGGCTCAGACCGTTCGATCTGATCATTCCGGACATGAAAGGCTCTTTAATGAAACAGAGCGGTCTGATCCCCTAAACTTGGACAATACCACGTTCATTCTTATTCCATCGCATCATAGCGCGTGGTATCATTCCCTCATTGGCCTTGGCAAGATAGTCAGTTATATCTGGCATTCCCATTCAGTCGCACGCAATAACGGGAAAAACTGGGTTTATATCTGGCATTCGCCCATTCAGTCGCGATATAGCGGGAAATATGGGTCTTATGGCAATGCTGAAGCGGCTGAATCGGTGGAAATCTTGCGAGTAGGACCAATTTTTCCCGCAATTGCTGCGTTGCTATAACGATACTTCAGCTTAGCGGGAAGGATGTCCGTTATTGCATATGCTTTCAGCATTGTCGGCGGCTTGACAATTGGTGGACGTATCCCGGCATGACTAACTAGCGCTCGGAAAACGAAGTGTACAGCCGCAACAGGAAGATGAACAGTGCCATCGGCATGCAAGCCGGATATCATGAGCCGGCAGATTCGCTCAGCTTTTTCTCTATGTAGAATTCAAGACGACGCTTGATCACTGGCGGCAAGCCGGACAGCATGCACCCGTAATGATAGACGTCACCGTGTGCCTCTACCCGGATGATTCGGGCCGTCATCGGCGGCAGCTCGGCCTCCTGGCGGAAGTGGATCACGACGAACATATCGCGCGAAAGCGGATGAGCCGTGGCAACCTGCAGCCCATTTTCGGACAAGTCCGTCAATTTCCCCTCCACCGTTTGCCCGGAGAAGGCGCCTTCCTGCTCCCATTGGTACACAGACAGCTTCAGATCGATATTCATCGGCACGCGTGCGCTTCTGCGGCGTTCTTGTCTGGCTGTGCTCATTGCGGAATTCGTAGGCTGCGCACTATGTTCTGCTGGAGAAGTCGCGCCGTCAAGGGCTGCGCCGGGCTGTTCGGCAGGCGGCGTGACTGTCTGTTCGATCCACTCCTCGTACAGCTTCACGACTGCAGACAGGTCCTGCTGCCCCCAGCCATGGTTGTTGGCCATCTGCATGATGTTCTTGGCCGCGTTCAGCATCGGGGCAGGCACTTGGAGGTTGCTGGCATGCCGGGAGGCCAGCTTCAGATCCTTGAGCATGAGCGCCAACGCAAATTGCTGGCTGAAATCCCGCTTCAGGATGCGCTCTCCCTTCATCTCTGCAGTGCGGCTGGCAGCACCGCCGCTGGCAATCGCCTCCAGGAACGCTCCGGGAGCTATGCCTGATTTCACAGCGGTCGCTAAACCTTCCGCCAATCCGGTCATTTGGATGCCGAGCACCATATTGACCGCCAGCTTGGCTTTGGAGCCGGACCCGGCAGGTCCCATATGGATAGCCTGACGACCCATGGCGAGCAGCAAGTCGCGATGACTGTCCAGAACTTCTGCCTTGCCGCCGACAAGAAAGGTCAGCTGTGCGCTTTCAGCGGCGGGGCGGCTGCCGGTTACAGGCGCATCCAAAAAATCGACCAGGTGCAGGGCGCATTCGCGAAAGATCCGTTCAGACAAAGAAGGAGAAACCGTACTGGCGTCAACAAGTGCAATGCCTGGCCGCAGGGCATGCATGATGCCGTTCGGTCCGAAATACACCTCTTCCACGGCTTGGTCATCCGTCAGCATGGTGAAGACCGCCTCCGAATCCCGTACGGTGTCGGCTGGACTGGAGGCGGCTTCCGCACCGAGCTCCACAAGCTCGCGGACCTTGTTCCTGCTGCGGCTATAGACGGTCAGAGATACGCCATTCCTAAGCAGGTTGGCTGCCATGGGCATGCCCATCGTGCCTAATCCTATAAATCCAACGGTTTTCATGCGAATCAACTCCTTTTGATCATATCTTAGCACGTGTTCGGCAGGGGATGAAAGCAGACGAAGGCTGCCGAACGGGGAATTATGGAAGAATGGTTGCTTTAGCGACTAGGTTCCAGTATGCTATAATGTAGAAAAATTCGGTAGGAAAATGGAGGAGTCAACCATGTCCAAGCTGCAATTTGATTTCACTTCGGCACTGGATTTTGCAGGCAAGCATGAGGTGGAATATCTCGCTGAGCCGATCAGGCTCGCGCATGAACAACTGCACCAGAAGACGGGAGCAGGCAATGATTATTTGGGATGGATCGATCTGCCCACAGCATACGACAAAGAGGAGTTTGCCAGAATCCAGCAAGCTGCCAAGACGATTCAATCCAACTCGGATGTATTGATTGTCATCGGGATTGGCGGATCTTATTTGGGCGCTCGCGCAGCGCTGGAGATGCTGACCAACTCCTTCTATAATCTGCAATCCAAGGAAGAGCGCAAGGCGCCGCAAATTTTGTTCGCCGGCCATCAGATCAGCTCGACCTATACGAAGCAGCTGCTCGATTATGTAGCGGACAAGGATGTTTCGGTCAATGTCATTTCGAAATCAGGCACGACAACTGAGCCGGCTATTGCCTTCCGCCTGTTCCGAGATTTCCTGGAAAGCAAGTACGGCAAGGAAGAAGCGCGGAAGCGCATCTATGCGACGACCGACCGCGAGAAAGGCGCGCTCAAGAAGCTGGCGGATGCCGAAGGATATGAGACGTTCGTCATTCCGGACGATGTGGGCGGCCGCTACTCCGTATTGACCGCAGTGGGACTGCTGCCGATTGCAGCGGCCGGCATCGATATCGAAGCGATGATGAAAGGCGCTGCGGACGCATCGGCGGAGTACGCGAATCCGAATGTGGCGGAGAATGCCAGCTACCAGTATGCGGCGATTCGCAACGCGTTGTACCGCAAGGGCAAGACCACTGAGATTTTGGTCAATTACGAGCCTTCCCTGCACTATTTCTCGGAATGGTGGAAGCAGCTGTTCGGCGAGAGCGAAGGCAAGGACAATAAGGGAATCTACCCGGCATCCGTTGATTTCTCGACCGATCTGCATTCGATGGGACAATTCATTCAGGAAGGGACCCGCAACATTTTTGAAACAGTCATTCAGGTGGGAACGCCTCGGGAAGAGCTCATCATCCAGGAGGAAGCGGAAAATCTCGACGGCTTGAACTTCCTGGCCGGCCAGACGATGGATTTCGTCAACAAAAAGGCCTTCCAGGGAACGCTGCTCGCACACGTGGACGGCGGCGTGCCAAACCTGGTAGTGACTGTGCCGGAGCTGACTCCTTATTGGTTCGGCTACCTGGTTTATTTCTTCGAGAAGGCCTGCGGCATCAGCGGCTACCTGCTTGGCGTCAATCCATTTGACCAGCCGGGCGTCGAGGCCTACAAGAAAAACATGTTTGCCCTTCTGGGCAAGCCGGGCTTCGAGAAGGAAAAAGCCGTATTGGAAGCGCGCTTGCACAACACCGAAGCGTAAACGAGTCAACGACAATACTTGCAAGACAACCAGCCGTCCGCCGCCAGCGGGCGGTTTCCTTATCTGGCGAGCCGGCACCTGCGCCTTCTTTTCAATTTTGAACAAGCACACTCGCTCCTGCACACCTACGCATACTGAAACGGGGGATAGATCATGCTGCACGCATACCGAACTTTCAGCCAAACTGGGGAAAAAGAAATCGTCATCAAGCGATCCCGATTTATAGGACATGGCGCTCCTGTAGAAACGGAGGAGGAGGCGCTCGCCTTCATCGCCGCTATACGCAAAACCCATGCAGCGGCCACGCACAACTGCTTCGCCTACATGATCGGGGAGCGCGATCAGATTCAGAAGTTTTCCGATGACGGCGAACCGAGCGGAACGGCGGGCAAGCCGATTCTAGAAGTATTGAAGAACCAGAAACTGAAAAATGTCGCGGTAGTGGTGACCCGCTATTTCGGCGGCATTATGCTTGGTGCTGGCGGGCTGGTTCGCGCCTACACAGACGGTGCAGTAGCGGCCTCGGAAGCTTCAGTGCCTGTTGAACAGGTCCTGCACAGGCTGGTTCGCATCCGCGTTGATTACACGTGGCTGGGCAAGCTGGAGAACGAGCTGCGGCTGCGGGAGACGCTCCTCGAGGAAACGCTCTACACTGATCTGGTGACGCTGCAATGCTTGCCTCGGGAAGAGGAGCATGAGGCATTCGTTGCGTGGATGACGGACTTGACGCAAGGGCGGGGAGAAATAGAACTGGGCGATCCGCGGTATGTGCCCCATCCTATTTCCGACTAATCCGATCTGGATGAATAGATTCGTGCTAGTCTGCAAGGAAGAGTGATGATATAGTTATAAAAAGTGCTTAATTGCCAAGAGAGGAAGTGAAGGCATTATGGCGAGAAAAGCAGTCGAACAGGAGCTGAATCGGGACATTATCCTCAATGTGGCCAGGGAACAGTTCGCCAGCAAAGGCTACGCCGCCGTTTCCATGCGAAGCATTGCCAACGCGATGGGATACAGCCACGGATCGCTGTATTACCATTTCAAGGAGAAGGCGGAGCTGTTCTACGCCCTGGTCAAGCAAGACTTCAAGGTATTGCTAGGCCGGCAAAAGGAGATTATCGCGCAGCATGCGGGCGACGGACAGACGCTGCTGCGGGTGATGATGTCTGAATTTTTGAAATTCGGGTTGCAAAACCGCAATCAGTACGAAATCATGTTTTTGCTCAAGGATGCAGATTTGCAGCGCTATTCGCGAACTGAGCAAGCCCAAGTATTCGAATTGTTCTCGGCAGCTGTAGCGGAGCTGCTGCGGGAGAGGGGAGAGGAGGACATTCAGCGCAAGCTGTACACGCTTCCCTGGAGTCTGTTCATGTCGCTGCACGGCTTCATTACGTACTGCATCCGGTTTAATCAATGCTATGAGGAAGTGGAAAAACTGGCTCGGGAGCATGTGGATTTTTTGTGCCGTTCCATCTGACGCATCCATCCCGAGCAGCTTGTCCCCATACTCGGGATCAGGTTTCCCCTAAGCTTCCTCTCCCTTGATAAATTGTACCCATACCTTTCTGGCACGGGGGCCATCAAATTCACAGAAGTAAATCCCTTGCCACGTCCCTAATTGCAATCGTCCGTTCTGCACCAGCACATGCTGGGAAGTGCCGGTAGTGATCGCCTTCAAGTGCGCTGCGGTATTGCCTTCGGCGTGCAGATCCTTGGCATGGTTCCAGGGATACACCTCGTCAAGCCGGCGCAGCACATCCCGAACCACATCGGGGTCGGCATTCTCATTAATGGCAATCCCCGCTGTCGTATGCGGGCAGTAGACGAGCACGGCTCCATTCTGCCAATTATTTTGTCGAACCAATTCCTGGACGCGGGCAGTGATATCCACGAACTGGTCATGGAATTCGGTTTGCAGAGAGATGATTTGCATCGTCGGCGCCTCCTTGTATGTTTCCGGAAATGAGCATTCGCCTCTATTGTAGCATAAGAAAGCCAAGACCGTGCTGCGCCCCTGGAGCGATGCACGGTCTTGGCGTTGAACTGCCGATCCCGGCGCTTAGCAACCGGGCATTCCAGCGAAGCGTTCCCTTCTGCGGGCCGCTAAGGATTAGGCGCGTCCGCGAATTTCCTGACGCATAAACATCACATACGATGCCGCGAAGCAAAGCAGTGTGGCGGCGGCCAGTCCTGTCAAGTGCGGCCATACGAGCAGCAAGCTTTGTCCCAATGGCAGCGGGCTGGCGATCGCGCCGTAAGCCTGCTCCATGGTGATCGGCCCCAGTGTGCGGACGGACGGCATCAGCAGGGTTGTCGTCGCCTCGTTGAACAGGGTATAAGGGGAGAAGCGGCTAAGCCAGAGCATGCTCTCCTGATAGCTGAGCACCTGGTCGGTTGTAGCGGCGGCGTCCGGAGCCAGGCTTCGGCCGATCAGGCTCAACAGCATATCGTAGAAAAAGCTGAAGAACAGCCATACCGCGATGCAGGACAGCGCGGAAGTGGCAGGCTGTCTGAACCGCACAGAGCAGACGATAGACAGATTGAGCCAGAAGCCTACATAGAACACCGTGACTCCGAGGAAGCAGAGCACCCGTAAAAACTCCTCCAAGGTCGGAGGGATGCCGATCATCAAGATTCCCATCCCCATGACCAGGAAGCCGAGCGACAGGAACATCAGCCCGATCACCGTCAGGGAAGCGACAAATTTGGCGTTCAGCAGATCGTCCCGGTGAACGGGCTGCGCCATGATCCGGCTTAAGGTTCCTTTATTGCGCTCGCTGTTGATCGCATCGAAGCCGAGTCCGATGCCGAGCAAGGGACCAAGAAACCCGACAAAGCCGATGAAGGATGGAAGCGTACCGTCTGAAACGGTGAACAGCTTAAGGAAGATGAAGCCGTTCTCCGATTGATCCGCGCGAATCGCTTCCTGGATGCTGTTCAAGGCTGTGTAGAGCGAGGCCAGACACGTAAGCATGATAATCCCGAGCAGCACCATAAACCGCCAGCTGCGCACGTGATCGGCAATTTCTTTGCGAATGAGCACAACGAAGGCGGAGGGAATGCTGTTCTGCACACCGTCGCCGGCACGGAATAACGCCCGGATGCGCGCGGCAGCTGCCCGCCCGTTATCCCGTATGCTCTGCATGGCGGAGTTGGCCATGGTCCTCACCTCCTGCGAAATAGCGTTGATAGATTTCGTCCAGGCCGTACTGTTTTCTCTCCAGTCTGTATAATTGCGCCCCCGCCTGCACGACGGTACGGGCAATCTCGGCGCTTCTGTCCTCCGTGCAGGCGGCCTGAAGCGTCACGCCCTGACCGTTATCCGCATCGGTGATGCCGGCTTGAGCGACTCCTTCTATGGAGCGAATGCGCTCCAGCAGCTCCGGACTGCAAGCATCGAGCTCGGCCGAAACCGGAATGAGATCGTCCGCAAACAGCTTGCGGGACAAAGTAGGCACATCCCCTTCGGCCAGCAATCTGCCGCTTACGAACAGCCCGACCCGGTCGCAGATTTGCTGCACCTGGTGAAGATGATGCGAGGAAAGCAGCACGGTTAACCCTTGCTCCCGGCTAAGGCGCTGGATCAGTTCCAGCAGCTCGCTCATCCCTTTGGGGTCAATGCCGAGCGTCGGCTCGTCAAGGATGATGATTTCCGGCCCTTTGATAAGCACGTCCGCCAAGCCAAGCCGCTGGCGCATGCCGCGCGAATATGCGCCGGCCTTCTTATGGGCTGCGTCCAGCAGGCCGACCTCCCGCAGCAGCCGCTCGGCTCTTTCCGCAGCTTCCTTATCAGGAACGCGGTTCAGCCTGGCAGTCAGCATCAAGTTCTCCCAACCGGTTCGGTCCTCATAGAAGCCGACATCGTCCGGCAAGTAGCCGACGCGCCGCTTGACCTGGATCGGCTGGCGCGTGGAATCGATGCCCAGCACCTTGACCGAGCCGGAATCCGGCTCGCTCAGCCCCAGCAGCATCAATATGGTGGTAGACTTGCCCGCTCCGTTCGGACCAAGCAGCCCGAAGATCTCCCCGCGGTGAATCGTCAGGCTCAGGCGGTCGACGGCTCGGCTCTCCCCGTAGGTTTTTGTCAAGTCCTGTATGTCGATCACCGGTTCTTTCACGGCTTATCTCCTCCCGTATTTGCGGATCATGGCGTAGATGCCGACAAGCACAGCCGCTATAATCAGAACGCCGATCCACCCCCAGAGCATGGAGCCTTTGACGGCGATTCGGAAATCGGCGGACGATGAAGCTTCCGGCGAAGTAGCCGTCATGCTGGTGACGTAGTCGCCGGCGATCGCCTTCTTGCTCGCCCTTACTACAGCTTCCACCGTAGTGGATTGACCGGCAGCGAGCTGCTCGATATTTTTCGGATTGAAGGAAACCTCCCAATCGACAGGCGCGTTATAGGTCAAATTAATGTCGCGCAAATCCGCTGTTCCCGTGTTGGTCACTTGCAGCTCAATCGAGCGCTCTCCGCCTGCCGTTACTTCGGAGCTCAAGCGTCCTGTCGGCGTAGACAGGCTGAGCCCGTAACTGCCTGTGATGACAGCCTCAAGCTCCAGCTCCGCTCTCGTGGATTGGTTGGAAGCTGTGATCGGTATTTTGTAAGTGCCTTCCTTCACTTGCGCTGGCGGCTGAACCTGGACTGAAATGGTTTCGGTTGCGCCGGCGCTCGCCTCGACGGATGTGACCCGATTGCCGCCCGCCATGAAGGAGACGCTCCAGCCTGGATCGGCTTGCGCCTGGAGTGCGTAGTTTTGCGCCTCTGCGGTACGGTTATCCAGCTTCAGCGAATAGCTGAACGAGGAGTCCGCATGGCCTTCGAGATTCGCCTGATCCGTTGTCAGCGCTGTTTGGAATGTGCCTTTTTCCGTAACCTCAATCGTCAGCGGCAGACGGGCAAGCGTGCCGGCTGCCAGACTGAACTCATACGTGCCCCGTTCTACCTGAAGCGGAACCGTCACATCCAAAAAGACTGATTCGCTCTCCCCGGGCATAACGGAAATCTCGCGCAGCTGATGTCCGCCGCCCCGCAAGTCGTATTCCCAGCCTTCCGGCATGCCGACAACCGTGAGCGGAACAGTTGCGACTCCCGTACCGTTATTCACTATATCGACGGAATAATTGATGGAATCTCCCGGTGCAAGCGA
The nucleotide sequence above comes from Xylanibacillus composti. Encoded proteins:
- the tkt gene encoding transketolase, which encodes MSSAVKTIDQLAVNTIRTLSIDAVEKANSGHPGMPMGAAPMAYELWSKLMKFNPDQPDWIDRDRFVLSAGHGSMLLYSLLHLCGFDLSMDDIKNFRQWGSKTPGHPEYGHTAGVDATTGPLGQGVAMAVGMAMAEAHLAAVYNKDGHEIINHYTYAICGDGDLMEGISSEAASMAGHMKLGKLIVLYDSNDISLDGELNLSYSESVQKRFEGHGWQVLRVEDGNDLAAIHAAITEGQKDTSRPTLIEVKTVIGYGSPNKGGKGGHAGPHGSPLGKEEVALTKEYYGWPAEPDFYVPDEVRAHFAEVKQRGIQAHADWQSRFEAYRQAYPELAAQFEQALRMELPDGWDSELPVYKPEDKALATRAASGAALNAIAAKVPTIIGGSADLESSTNTHLKGIPVFHPENYAGRNVYFGVREFAMGAAINGMMLHGGVRPYAGTFFVFSDYLRPAIRLAALMKLPVTYVFTHDSIGVGEDGPTHEPIEQLPALRIIPDLTVIRPADANETSQAWRYAVANTSGPVALVLTRQGLPNLEGTAELAKEGMERGAYVLSDAKNGKPQVQLLATGSEVQLAVEAQKALEAQGIGTRVISLPSWENFEKQPQSYKDSVILPDVKARLAIEMAYPLGWERYVGDGGAVLGIDRFGASAPGGIVIKEYGFHVDNVVAKVKELL
- the ppnP gene encoding pyrimidine/purine nucleoside phosphorylase; amino-acid sequence: MDKFEQVTVLKAANIYYDGKVSSRVVQFQDGSRKTLGIMLPGQYEFSTDTQEVMEIVSGQLRVLLPDATEWLEIDGAGEFTVPAGTTFKLDIRTVTDYCCSYA
- a CDS encoding NAD(P)-binding domain-containing protein, with amino-acid sequence MKTVGFIGLGTMGMPMAANLLRNGVSLTVYSRSRNKVRELVELGAEAASSPADTVRDSEAVFTMLTDDQAVEEVYFGPNGIMHALRPGIALVDASTVSPSLSERIFRECALHLVDFLDAPVTGSRPAAESAQLTFLVGGKAEVLDSHRDLLLAMGRQAIHMGPAGSGSKAKLAVNMVLGIQMTGLAEGLATAVKSGIAPGAFLEAIASGGAASRTAEMKGERILKRDFSQQFALALMLKDLKLASRHASNLQVPAPMLNAAKNIMQMANNHGWGQQDLSAVVKLYEEWIEQTVTPPAEQPGAALDGATSPAEHSAQPTNSAMSTARQERRRSARVPMNIDLKLSVYQWEQEGAFSGQTVEGKLTDLSENGLQVATAHPLSRDMFVVIHFRQEAELPPMTARIIRVEAHGDVYHYGCMLSGLPPVIKRRLEFYIEKKLSESAGS
- a CDS encoding glucose-6-phosphate isomerase — its product is MSKLQFDFTSALDFAGKHEVEYLAEPIRLAHEQLHQKTGAGNDYLGWIDLPTAYDKEEFARIQQAAKTIQSNSDVLIVIGIGGSYLGARAALEMLTNSFYNLQSKEERKAPQILFAGHQISSTYTKQLLDYVADKDVSVNVISKSGTTTEPAIAFRLFRDFLESKYGKEEARKRIYATTDREKGALKKLADAEGYETFVIPDDVGGRYSVLTAVGLLPIAAAGIDIEAMMKGAADASAEYANPNVAENASYQYAAIRNALYRKGKTTEILVNYEPSLHYFSEWWKQLFGESEGKDNKGIYPASVDFSTDLHSMGQFIQEGTRNIFETVIQVGTPREELIIQEEAENLDGLNFLAGQTMDFVNKKAFQGTLLAHVDGGVPNLVVTVPELTPYWFGYLVYFFEKACGISGYLLGVNPFDQPGVEAYKKNMFALLGKPGFEKEKAVLEARLHNTEA
- a CDS encoding YigZ family protein; this encodes MLHAYRTFSQTGEKEIVIKRSRFIGHGAPVETEEEALAFIAAIRKTHAAATHNCFAYMIGERDQIQKFSDDGEPSGTAGKPILEVLKNQKLKNVAVVVTRYFGGIMLGAGGLVRAYTDGAVAASEASVPVEQVLHRLVRIRVDYTWLGKLENELRLRETLLEETLYTDLVTLQCLPREEEHEAFVAWMTDLTQGRGEIELGDPRYVPHPISD
- a CDS encoding TetR/AcrR family transcriptional regulator — its product is MARKAVEQELNRDIILNVAREQFASKGYAAVSMRSIANAMGYSHGSLYYHFKEKAELFYALVKQDFKVLLGRQKEIIAQHAGDGQTLLRVMMSEFLKFGLQNRNQYEIMFLLKDADLQRYSRTEQAQVFELFSAAVAELLRERGEEDIQRKLYTLPWSLFMSLHGFITYCIRFNQCYEEVEKLAREHVDFLCRSI
- a CDS encoding secondary thiamine-phosphate synthase enzyme YjbQ encodes the protein MQIISLQTEFHDQFVDITARVQELVRQNNWQNGAVLVYCPHTTAGIAINENADPDVVRDVLRRLDEVYPWNHAKDLHAEGNTAAHLKAITTGTSQHVLVQNGRLQLGTWQGIYFCEFDGPRARKVWVQFIKGEEA
- a CDS encoding ABC transporter permease; this encodes MANSAMQSIRDNGRAAAARIRALFRAGDGVQNSIPSAFVVLIRKEIADHVRSWRFMVLLGIIMLTCLASLYTALNSIQEAIRADQSENGFIFLKLFTVSDGTLPSFIGFVGFLGPLLGIGLGFDAINSERNKGTLSRIMAQPVHRDDLLNAKFVASLTVIGLMFLSLGFLVMGMGILMIGIPPTLEEFLRVLCFLGVTVFYVGFWLNLSIVCSVRFRQPATSALSCIAVWLFFSFFYDMLLSLIGRSLAPDAAATTDQVLSYQESMLWLSRFSPYTLFNEATTTLLMPSVRTLGPITMEQAYGAIASPLPLGQSLLLVWPHLTGLAAATLLCFAASYVMFMRQEIRGRA
- a CDS encoding ABC transporter ATP-binding protein; this translates as MKEPVIDIQDLTKTYGESRAVDRLSLTIHRGEIFGLLGPNGAGKSTTILMLLGLSEPDSGSVKVLGIDSTRQPIQVKRRVGYLPDDVGFYEDRTGWENLMLTARLNRVPDKEAAERAERLLREVGLLDAAHKKAGAYSRGMRQRLGLADVLIKGPEIIILDEPTLGIDPKGMSELLELIQRLSREQGLTVLLSSHHLHQVQQICDRVGLFVSGRLLAEGDVPTLSRKLFADDLIPVSAELDACSPELLERIRSIEGVAQAGITDADNGQGVTLQAACTEDRSAEIARTVVQAGAQLYRLERKQYGLDEIYQRYFAGGEDHGQLRHAEHTG
- a CDS encoding COG1470 family protein, whose amino-acid sequence is MSYHHALKKRISLLLLLAMAASVLGAVPVQAAEGVTLFTRYTNVSLAPGDSINYSVDIVNNGTGVATVPLTVVGMPEGWEYDLRGGGHQLREISVMPGESESVFLDVTVPLQVERGTYEFSLAAGTLARLPLTIEVTEKGTFQTALTTDQANLEGHADSSFSYSLKLDNRTAEAQNYALQAQADPGWSVSFMAGGNRVTSVEASAGATETISVQVQPPAQVKEGTYKIPITASNQSTRAELELEAVITGSYGLSLSTPTGRLSSEVTAGGERSIELQVTNTGTADLRDINLTYNAPVDWEVSFNPKNIEQLAAGQSTTVEAVVRASKKAIAGDYVTSMTATSPEASSSADFRIAVKGSMLWGWIGVLIIAAVLVGIYAMIRKYGRR